A single window of Silurus meridionalis isolate SWU-2019-XX chromosome 11, ASM1480568v1, whole genome shotgun sequence DNA harbors:
- the slc2a11l gene encoding solute carrier family 2 member 11, like isoform X1, producing the protein MTNSLSLLLKNPVLVAVILVTGIGGTFHYGFHISVLTAPSTYIKELVNSTCVQRYGLSLEHWQLSLIWSFIVSLYSIGGLLGSLCTARIVVTYGRKRCLMLNNMVAICGSLLIVLSKTAHSFEMIMIGRLVYGINSGVALTAHTMYVLDCSPKGLRGMVGASVGIFVSLGKFFGQLLGIGEILGTEALWPFLLSVCALTALLQLVSLYFLPESPRYLLLDRGDKTSCEKALQQLRGSHADCKSEVEDLLREHAALQGVRNKSVLELLFARSVRWQLLTIIVTFITLQLCGINAVYLYANDVFRAAGIPAHNLRYVTLGTGLCEFSSGVICAMVIEHTGKKSLMIRGYVGMSAALLLLTLTLYLQVHVSWMPYCSMVLIFLYIIFFCSGPACITAPLPGELFTQSFQSAAFTVACTLNWVGLFSVGMLFPFIVEYLDYFCFLIFFVFCFGTALFVWFNVPETRNKSIMEITAEFERIHGGVKHSETKLALQDAFRQSRHGTKL; encoded by the exons TACATTAAAGAGCTGGTGAACAGCACATGTGTGCAGAGGTATGGCCTCTCTCTGGAGCACTGGCAGCTCTCACTTATCTGGTCCTTCATCGTCTCCTTGTATAGCATTGGGGGTCTGCTGGGCTCCCTGTGTACCGCGCGCATCGTTGTGACCTACGGCAG GAAGAGATGCCTGATGCTGAACAATATGGTGGCCATCTGTGGATCCTTGCTGATAGTGCTGAGCAAAACGGCACACTCCTTCGAGATGATCATGATCGGACGTCTCGTTTACGGCATCAACTCAG gtgtaGCTCTAACAGCCCACACCATGTATGTGCTTGACTGCTCTCCAAAAGGTTTACGAGGAATGGTCGGGGCTTCCGTGGGCATCTTTGTCTCTCTGGGCAAGTTTTTTGGTCAGCTGCTTGGCATCGG tgagatATTGGGAACAGAAGCTTTGTGGCCCTTCTTGCTGTCTGTTTGTGCCTTGACTGCTCTTCTGCAGCTTGTCTCTTTGTACTTCCTGCCTGAGTCTCCACGCTACTTGCTGTTAGACCGGGGAGACAAAACTAGCTGTGAGAAAG ctcTGCAGCAACTGCGAGGTTCTCATGCTGACTGCAAATCAGAGGTCGAGGATTTGTTAAGGGAGCATGCGGCCCTGCAGGGCGTGAGAAACAAGAGCGTGTTGGAGCTCCTGTTCGCCCGCTCTGTGCGCTGGCAGCTACTCACCATCATCGTTACCTTCATCACACTGCAGTTGTGTGGCATCAACGCT GTTTATCTGTACGCGAACGATGTGTTCCGCGCAGCAGGAATTCCGGCACACAACTTGCGCTATGTGACTTTGGGGACAGGGTTGTGTGAATTCTCTTCGGGAGTCATCTGT GCGATGGTAATCGAGCACACAGGGAAGAAGTCACTGATGATTCGGGGTTATGTCGGCATGTCTGCTGCACTGCTACTGCTTACACTCACTCTGTACCTACAG GTTCACGTGTCGTGGATGCCGTACTGCAGCATGGTGCTCATCTTCTTATATATCATCTTCTTCTGCAGTGGTCCAG CATGTATTACAGCGCCCCTGCCTGGTGAGCTTTTCACCCAGTCCTTCCAGTCAGCAGCGTTCACTGTGGCCTGCACTCTCAACTGGGTGGGGCTCTTCTCCGTGGGAATGCTGTTTCCTTTCATCGTG GAATATTTAGACTATTTCTGCTTCCTCATCTTTTTCGTGTTCTGCTTTGGCACGGCTCTCTTCGTGTGGTTCAATGTACCCGAGACGAGGAACAAATCCATAATGGAGATCACGGCCGAGTTCGAGAGGATTCATGGCGGAGTTAAACACTCCGAGACCAAACTTGCTCTGCAAGATGCATTCAGACAGAGTAGACATGGCACCAAACTCTGA
- the slc2a11l gene encoding solute carrier family 2 member 11, like isoform X2 has translation MTNSLSLLLKNPVLVAVILVTGIGGTFHYGFHISVLTAPSTYIKELVNSTCVQRYGLSLEHWQLSLIWSFIVSLYSIGGLLGSLCTARIVVTYGRKRCLMLNNMVAICGSLLIVLSKTAHSFEMIMIGRLVYGINSGVALTAHTMYVLDCSPKGLRGMVGASVGIFVSLGKFFGQLLGIGEILGTEALWPFLLSVCALTALLQLVSLYFLPESPRYLLLDRGDKTSCEKALQQLRGSHADCKSEVEDLLREHAALQGVRNKSVLELLFARSVRWQLLTIIVTFITLQLCGINAVYLYANDVFRAAGIPAHNLRYVTLGTGLCEFSSGVICAMVIEHTGKKSLMIRGYVGMSAALLLLTLTLYLQVHVSWMPYCSMVLIFLYIIFFCSGPACITAPLPGELFTQSFQSAAFTVACTLNWVGLFSVGMLFPFIVCL, from the exons TACATTAAAGAGCTGGTGAACAGCACATGTGTGCAGAGGTATGGCCTCTCTCTGGAGCACTGGCAGCTCTCACTTATCTGGTCCTTCATCGTCTCCTTGTATAGCATTGGGGGTCTGCTGGGCTCCCTGTGTACCGCGCGCATCGTTGTGACCTACGGCAG GAAGAGATGCCTGATGCTGAACAATATGGTGGCCATCTGTGGATCCTTGCTGATAGTGCTGAGCAAAACGGCACACTCCTTCGAGATGATCATGATCGGACGTCTCGTTTACGGCATCAACTCAG gtgtaGCTCTAACAGCCCACACCATGTATGTGCTTGACTGCTCTCCAAAAGGTTTACGAGGAATGGTCGGGGCTTCCGTGGGCATCTTTGTCTCTCTGGGCAAGTTTTTTGGTCAGCTGCTTGGCATCGG tgagatATTGGGAACAGAAGCTTTGTGGCCCTTCTTGCTGTCTGTTTGTGCCTTGACTGCTCTTCTGCAGCTTGTCTCTTTGTACTTCCTGCCTGAGTCTCCACGCTACTTGCTGTTAGACCGGGGAGACAAAACTAGCTGTGAGAAAG ctcTGCAGCAACTGCGAGGTTCTCATGCTGACTGCAAATCAGAGGTCGAGGATTTGTTAAGGGAGCATGCGGCCCTGCAGGGCGTGAGAAACAAGAGCGTGTTGGAGCTCCTGTTCGCCCGCTCTGTGCGCTGGCAGCTACTCACCATCATCGTTACCTTCATCACACTGCAGTTGTGTGGCATCAACGCT GTTTATCTGTACGCGAACGATGTGTTCCGCGCAGCAGGAATTCCGGCACACAACTTGCGCTATGTGACTTTGGGGACAGGGTTGTGTGAATTCTCTTCGGGAGTCATCTGT GCGATGGTAATCGAGCACACAGGGAAGAAGTCACTGATGATTCGGGGTTATGTCGGCATGTCTGCTGCACTGCTACTGCTTACACTCACTCTGTACCTACAG GTTCACGTGTCGTGGATGCCGTACTGCAGCATGGTGCTCATCTTCTTATATATCATCTTCTTCTGCAGTGGTCCAG CATGTATTACAGCGCCCCTGCCTGGTGAGCTTTTCACCCAGTCCTTCCAGTCAGCAGCGTTCACTGTGGCCTGCACTCTCAACTGGGTGGGGCTCTTCTCCGTGGGAATGCTGTTTCCTTTCATCGTG tgcctataa